DNA from Macadamia integrifolia cultivar HAES 741 chromosome 12, SCU_Mint_v3, whole genome shotgun sequence:
CACTAAGATGATTCTGCTAAAATAAACAGACCAGAGGATATTTATGTTCTGCAACTTTATTTCTTGAATTGAAGTGTCATATTTTACTAAACTATATCAATTTAATTTAAATCAAAATTCTGGTCACAGCATACTAAATGGAAAAGATAACTCTTTGTTTGAGAATGCCAAAATGACTGATCTTGTAAATTCACCCAAGTATCTCTATCAGACTTATAAACAATATCCAAGTTCTCTATAATACTATTGCAAACTATATCCAGGTTTCTATAATATGCTTATAAAATTTAGCATAGTAAAATAAGGTCAACATACAAATTCATATTCCCTTGCTCTTACCCTTTTCTAACTTTGGGGATGTGAGGGTTAAATTTCAGGAGTACAATGGAGTGTTCATAAATAGACATTGGCTGACAGGCATGAATGGCTGGTAATATAATGGTGGCCCATGCAAAGCTTCATCCACTAAGGATTGAAGGGACACTGCAATATGTATTTGAAAAATACCATCTGATGAGGGAGCTGCAAGTTGGTTATCTTTTCAGATCTGTACAAGCACAACCTGATGTGAATAAGCGTTTGATTTTAGTCTGTCTTCCCTTTGTATGTACAGATAAAGGCATAGACAAAAGTTTTCATGTAAGTTTAGAAAGTAATTAGAACTAATTTTTATTTGCTCAACTTAGGCACTCAACATCCAACATCCAATAGGTAAACAGGTTAATAAGAACTTACAAGATATAGTGAAGTTTGGCATTGGGATGTATCAACTACAGGTCTAACAATAGAATGTTTATTTGATGAAATCTTCTTTGGAACCTGAAACTTCAgtggaaagaagaaaattttcatctaCGGCAAAATGGTAATAGGGACCTAAATGTAGAAATCTCTAAGATGATACACAAACCAAGTTTTTTCATGTTAATGAAATGTTTGTAAACTGTTTTCATGAGATTTAACAGAATTCTCAGACTTGATCACACGAAATGACACAAGAATTTCGTGCTTCTCGTTACAAATTATGATTAGCCACCAACTAAACTGGGTTCCAAAGGGACAGATGCTCAGTAGCTTATGAGGCTGATGTACTTGGTAAGACCATAAGGTCAATGACCCAGACGATGACCCAAGTATCATCCAAGTTTTTGTTGCCAATTCCAGCACAGCTATATGTCAGAATTGAGTAGGAGGACCACAACAACATTAAGGAAATGCTCTGAGTGTCCTGAAAGTACAAAATCTTCCGCCAAATTTACCTTGGGATCAAGAAACAATACAACTAAACCAATTCCAGGGATAAAAATACCTAAAGATGTAAATGGACAGTAACTTGAATTAGATCTGGATTTATATCGGTAAAGTCAGATATTTACCTGGAAATATCTTCAAAAATCATCTGATTTGACTACAAGTTAATATTATAGACAAAATTATCTATTACTCTCTAAGAGGGCGAACCTTGGTGCAACAGTatggttgctccattgtgacctagtggccATAGGTTCAAGTCGGAAAACAACTTCTCCATGAaacgggggtaaggctgcgtacattatgacccttcccagaccCTGTAGTGGTGGGAGCATCGTGCAATggatatgcttttttttttttttttttttgatgaattaaTATATTAAAGAAAGCATGAAGAAGAATATAAAACCCCGTGGGGGAAAAGACCAACACTACCTTCAGATTTAGGGTTGCCGATAGAGGACCAGCTGGTGGGGCGAGGGAATCTAGAGGAGTCTACTccttttccaaaggaaggagcagaaAAGAGATTCAACAGCTTATGGTGGCACAGGGAAGCTAAAAAGACACTCAACCAGAAGGTATAGCAAGATTGGAGGATAGATCGAATGAGTTCCAAACGGCCCTTATAGGAAAGAAGCTTGCCTTTTTGGAGCTGAAGCCTTTTACGAATGAGATCAATCATTAGGGTGTAGTGTTGAGCCGAGAGCTTGGGACGGATGAGAGGGAGCCTGAGGTATTTAACAGGCAAAAAGCCAAGACAGAAACCAAAAAGCTGAAAGACACTCAACCAGAAGGTATAGCAAGATTGGAGGACAGATCGAATGAGTTCCAGACGGCCCTTATAGGAAAGAAGCTTGCCTTTTTGGAGCTGAAGCCTTTTACGAATGAGATCGATCATTAGGGTGCAATGTTGAGCTGAGAGCTTGGGAGGGATGAGAGGGAGCCTGAGGTATTTAACCGGCAAAGAGCCAAGACAGAAACCAAAAAGCTGGAGAAGAGATGCTTCGGTGGCTTCAGAAACTCCAGCAAGGAAAATGAGGGAGTTAAGGAGGTTGACTCAGAGGCCTGACAAATTTTCAAAGAGGCAAAGAGGAGAGAGTATGGACTAGATGAAAAAGGCATTCGCTCTTGAGAAAATCATAAGATCATCAGTGAAAGCGTTGAGAAAATCATAAGATCATCAGTGAAAGCGAGATGGGTATGTTTTTATTACTCTTTACTTAATATCTCTACATTATATTACACATTCAGTAATTATGTGTATTCCAATTCCCATGAGATAGAAACAAATTATCTATTATTTCATACAATTTTTATGGGATTGAGGTCTCTGTCCATCTACGGAGCAGCATACGGTGACATGGAAGAGCTAGCATatagagggaggagagagagagacggaggAACTAGTGTACGCTATGCAGCCTGGTAGCATTGTTTCTCCCAATAGTGAAGGGTTATGCTTCACTTGGGAAAGAAAACCCTTTTGACTCATGTTATGCATTTTTCTAACCGTATCCATTTTAAAGTCATTTTCCCAAGAAAAAGACAATGCCATAGAAAGATTTGATTTGGAAGACGAGACAAATGAGGCAAACACTCCTTTAAAGAGAAATTATTTACCCAGGAAACAGAAAAAGGAATACGAACTCAACCACGACAGTGTTTACACTTTCGCACTCCATTGCCACCCGATCAGCATCTATTGTATCACATCACCCGGTGATCATCGTGCCAGCTCCTTCATCGGTTAGGATCTCAAGAAGTAGTGAGTGCGGTTTTCGACCGTCGATGATACTCGCCGTCCTGACCCCTTGCGCCAACGATCTTACGCAACAGTTAACCTTAGGAATCATCCCACCAGCGATCTTCCCCTCTTCCATCATCCTCTTCACTCCTTTGATATCAATCTCCTTCACCAAACTCTCCGGATTCTCTCTATCTTCCAGAATCCCGGCAACATCGGTCAACAAAATCAGCTTCTCCGCCCCCAACGCCGCCGCCAATTCCCCGGCCACTGTGTCAGCATTAATATTATATGCCTGCCCGTAGCCGTCTGCGGCGACGGAGGCGATAACGGGGATGTGATCATTTGCAATAAGCGGCCGGAGGATGGTGGGGTCCACCCGGGCAATGTCACCAACGAAGCCCAGCTCGGCCGATTTGGCATTTGGTCGAGCGGTGAGGAGGCGGCCGTCTTTGCCGGAGAGACCGACGGCGGTGGCGCCGGCCTTATTGATGAGGGAAACTAGGTTTTTGTTGACTTTGCCAACAAGGACCATTTCGACGATTTCCATGGTGGGGGAATCGGTAACTCGGAGGCCATTGAGGAAATTTGGTTGGAGACCGACTCGACCAAGCCAGGAGTTGATTTCGGGGCCTCCACCGTGGACGAAGACGGGGCGGAGACCGACGCAGGAGAGAAGGACAAGGTCGTTGATGACGGAGGCTTCGAGGGCTTGAGATTTCATGGCTGCGCCTCCGTATTTAACGACTATCGTCTTGCCTCGGAATTTCTGGATGAATGGGAGGGATTCAGACAGAATATCTACTCGGATGTGAGCTGGGGTTTGAACTGGAGGTGGAGGTGAGAGTGATGATTTGATGGGTAGAGTAGTGTGATGTCTCTGGTTGGGTTGGTTTCTGATGGGGTTGAGAAGTCTCTGGTTGGGTTGAAAGGGAAGAGTTTTAGGGATTGGGTTTTTGAGAACTTTAGAGATGGAAGAAGACGAGGAGATTGTTACTTGGTTTACAGCGAACATCTTTGCTTCCTTACGATAGCACACTATGTTTTTGTTAAAATTACTCACAGATAAATAAACAGAGAGGAACTGGGAGGAGAGCAAGAAAGAGTGTCGACTGTCGAGGATGAGAAGTGGTGACTCGCCGCTACTCGTCAGTGCTTGGTTTTGTATTATGTGGGGGCCATCAGGAAGTTTGCGGCCCAAAAACTCTTCCTGGCTGCTTCTTTCGTAGGGAGTTTATATAGTATGGTTTTTGTCCTTTTTCTGTGAGACAACCCGTGCTTAAGAGAAATTCCACACAAGCCACATGTCTCTATCGAGTctatggaccatagagtgatcccacAGCTCCGATAATCTGGCACACATCTTGAGGTCATCTCAGCTatgagatcactctatggtccatagGCTATTGACCGCCGTAGATTGCCACATTAGCACTTATTTCAACCCTATAAATCAATTTACAATGTGAGAAAATCCAAGACCATATTAATCTATATTAAATGTCTTTCGAAATCAATGTGAGATCAACCGCATATGATTGATATGGGATCATAATATATGTATACACACCTATTTTCCCCGCATGCCCCACATTTTATCATAAAATGGTTAATGATTGATAGGATGATTATTGGATAGATGGTGATGTTCTGGATATGTCACATTCAATTTTAGTGGCCAACTCGACTATTGGCCTATTGTGTTTgggtttttctcctttctttcttcaacaATTTCAGTTGAGATAACTTCCTCCATGGCATTTAGAAGTCTCTTACTGATCTGAAATTTCAACTATATATGGATCCGAATGTGAAGAACCAGGATACTAGGTCTAGGCATGGTGGAACCCTAAACATTTGAGGGGCCAAGGTTGCATATAGAGAAGGGTAAGATATCATTTGGTTCGCAAGTAATGGGAATTAGCAACATCTTCCACCTAAAATCGATTTTTATGGATCTGCCACTTTTTCAACCAATTGGAATAGTTATTTAATAGGGATtagccattaaaaaaaaaaaattgaaaatattatgTTGGTTTTAAATTTATATCATGTATAGATTGATAtgaataacatttttttttttttttcatagaaagaGCTTCATTACCAGAAGAAAACAGAACCAGTACAATTATCATACAAAAGACAACTAACAGCACGGGGAGGGGAGTGCCTCAACAATAAAGGAGATTGGCTAACAGCAGCCTCAGAAGCTAAGAAGTCTGCGATGGCATTGGCCTCACGATAAGTGTGCTGGAATGAAATGGAGTTGAAGCATCTGGCTAATTGAAGACAATCCGATATAAGATTTGAGGTGCGCCATGGGCAAGAGGAAGCTTTTCCTTGAAGAAGATTGATGGCTAGGAGATTATCACTCTCTATAATAAGATAGGAAAGATGCAGTGAGCGGGCTATGAACATTGCTTGTCTAATAGCCAAGACCTCAGCAGTAAGAGTGTGACTGCGGCCTATCCCAGCTGAAAAACTGCATATGAAGATATTGTTATGATCACGGCAAATGCCACCAATCCCCGCAGGACCTGGATTGCCTCTGAACAACATGTCTATCAAATTTGGGCTCAAGCCGACTATTACTTGacatttatatgattatatagaAACTCCACCCTACCCTCCCTTCAAATTCGTCCAACGTCCAACCAAATATCTAATTGAGaagtttccttttattttctgggTGCATTGGTTCAAGTGATTGGTATCATACCATGCTTTTGTTAGCAATGACACTATCTTCTATGTTACAAATTAGTTAGAGCTCAAATTTTGGGGATAGGTATGTTGAAAATATGTCCATTAAATCTATTAATAAAttgtatatttgtaattatGATTGTATGACATTGACGAGTTGACTTTGTCCATAGGTTTTCACCTTAAACTTTTTCATGACTAGTGGCAGAACTGGGCATTCTGTTCATATGGTCATCATATTGTGTGTGCTCATGAATGTAGATTCAATGACACAAATATGAGTGTACATATTGTGTGTACATTGAATTTGATCAAATAGGAATCTTGAATGGAATACTATCAGTTGTTGAATGATAAGATTCTTTTTGGTAGTCTTTTATTGATCTCTATACCTGAGAGATTCTTATCGTTGCAAGTAAGTATTATGGGTTTTGGTGTATCACTGATTGATGTCCTTCGGactatatatatcgatacactGGATTCATAATACTTTGGCTGTGGGCGAAAGAGACGCTCAACACGGGATCCACTCCCATTTATTTGAAGAATATCAAGAGAGAGCATCTGGACATGATTGGATGAAATTTCAGATCCGGTTCACACTTTTCaaaatgtttacaaaattttctcaaaattattaatacatattaatatttaatttaaaaatattttgaaacatTTTAAGATACCCAATCGAAAGTTCAGATTCTTTATGCGACATTTCAACAAACCTGGGCCATGACAGTTTTACTTCCATACCTGGAGGTTTGTTATGTGATATTGTTGAGTAGAGAGATTAGATCGATATTTGACTACCACAActctaggaaaaataaaaattatatccacTCATATTGTACTTTTTGGTATATGTATTTCACTCATAATTATTGACATTATCTGATCCGTAATTATAGTGGATTTTTCCATTGAAATCATACATCTTCTCAGTACTGGTGGCCGAAAATTGTACGTTCAATGATTTCATTATAAGAGAGatatttattcattattgaatatatatatatatatatataaaataattgaTATCAGATATATATGAGACAATCCGGTGGCCGAAACTATAAGACAGTGAGAGAGAGTGAATGTATCATGTTAACCCCTATTATGGACACCTCAATCATGATGTGTCATCAATATAAGCAAATGTATTTGATTATCTATATCATTGACAGATCATGACTGAGGTGTCATCATTATCTTTtgttaattagaaaaaaaaaaaaaaaaaggtggcaaTCATGATATTAAATGACATTTTACCTTTTagttgtgtgagtgtgtgtttttctgaattttgataTTAGAATGCACGGTAACATATTACGGCATCggcttcttttctatttttttctttctattgaaaacaataaaacaagcttaagattaaaaaaaaaaaaaaaaaaaaaggttgaatcTATTGGAAATCACTACGTGTCTTGGCTACAGTACTGAATAAAGGGCTATCATCCCAAGGAGGTGTTGCACTTGTGACACTTGAAGTAATGATTCTCTCACCCCATGAGAtggaatttaattaatttaaatccCTATCCTAGCAAATGGTTGATCATGTTTTCTAATATGAttggaaaagaaatttttatttatttctagaCCCTATTATGTCAAcaaaattggtatcaaagccatcCCATTTGCAGGATCGAGTTTGCATAGGAATCAAGATTTCATAATTGAAATCATTATTTAACGTGTATTATCCATATACCAAATTGTGAATGTTGAATTTTAATGCACTTTTATGTATGCTAATTTTTTATCCTCTAAGAATGTCCTATGAGTATCATAGCCTTCTCCTACCAATGTATTGGATCAAAATGTTTGACCAagataattaatttattttctaattgttaAAAAATTGGTAGTGGTCAAGGGTAGTTAAAAGTTAACACCCTCTTTATTACATTGTTTATATGATAATGcacattaattaattattttatgcATATTTGTGTTAGTGATTATGGGAATTATTTAATccaataaatgatttgttgGGATAAAATGACATGGTTGATATGTGATTCATTTATTATTGCATGATTTAGCTCTCTTTAaatctccctctttctttcaATCCCAATGTAGATTTAAGTACTCCCCTTGAAAAATTCATATAatgaattaatattttttaaggtTGCTTTAACTTTATATGCATTTgagatttaagaattttatttattttattgcatATGAGCAATGGAGATAGCTGATAAAATAGAGATTAATGCCATATCAAAGATGGCAACAGAAGTAGTTTCACTTTAAGATGATATGTTTTATCATTGGATGTGATGTTTTGATATTGTCACTTTCCCATAATCGTTATCacttaaattatattataatttttatgaGATATTAATGTTGTTTATATGGGATGTTAAATATAATGCTAAATGTCATGAGATGAATGCTGTCATAAGATGATGCATATATTTTTACATATGATGCAAATTTAATTGAATATATGATATTCAACCCTCATTTGTAAAAGTAAGTAtaaaatgataattcttaagTAGTAGAATTTTCATGGCCTCTTATTGTTAGTGAGCGTAGAGATTTCATAGATTAGTTCTTACAGATGCCGATAGGATAATGCATGAATTAGTTAATGAGGTCGTTAACGTTCATCTCTTATAAGATAGGTAGTGGACACAACTAATGGGAGTGCACTGCGATAGTAGGCATCATCCCACAATACCTATGATTCACTCCGAGACAATATGTATACACTTGACTTGAGTGTATGTCAGTCGAAAGGAATGGATATGATACTCAGGTGGCCAAAAAGATATTAGAAGTCTAGTTTCATATGATGAAACATGATGGATAGAATCAGTCCACCAAATCAACATATTCCAATAACTCCCGATAGGGTAAGTTGAAAATGTAAGGATTGTGGTATTTCAATTCACATTAATATGTTTGAGGGTGGCATGTACTGTGAGAAACCATTGATATAGAATTGCCCACTTGTATTCAATGGCTATGTCATGCATTCTAATTctcatttatttgtttatttgtagATTGTAAATTATGTCAAACCCTATGGCTGTTACTGCCCTGTTAAATGAAAACCTTCTATTAGGTCCAAACTATATAAATTGGAAAAGAAACCTAATGCTAGTACTTAATGCTGAGGAGCTATCCAGTGTCTTGGAATAAGAATCTCCTTCTCTCCCTGACTTTACCAACCCTGAGGAAATGGAGACCTACCAGAAATTCAGTAAAATTGATTCTCAGGCCAAAATTTATGTCCTTGGTTCTCTGGATAAGACCATTATCAAGTAATGTGATGAGCTGTCAACTGCAAGGGACATGATAAGGGAGTTGCATGAGACATTTGGTAAACAGAACCGTTATGTTCGTCATACTGTCACTGCAACTATCCATACTACAAAAGTATTTGAAGGGACTTCactttttgattatttgatgACGATGAATAATCTGTTTCAAGAACTGGAATCTCTTGCGATGTTTTTTGACGCTCAATATAAGATTGACGTCATCCTTGCTTCTCTGCCTCCTATATACAGCTCTTTTATTATGAATTTTAATATGAACAAAGTTGTTAGTATTTCTGAGCTCACTAATATGTTACAAGAGGCAGAGACAACGCTTAAGAAGCAAGAGGCAATAATAATGGCAACAAATGTTGGGACTTCTGCTTCTAAGCCTAAgggcaagaaaagaagaagaagtctgGTAAGAAAATGTTTGTAAAAGTCAAGAAATAAGGAGATActaaaaataatggaaaatgaATGTGCTTCTATTGCAAGAAAGAGGGatattgaaaaagaaattgCCATGCATATCTTGCAACTCTGAAGAAGAAATCAGAAGAAGGTAATATTGAATCCCTTGTTTTGTATGAATCCAATTTGTTGGAATGTCCAACTAATACGTGGTTAGTGGACTCTGGGTCCACCATCCACGTGTGCAATGTGTTGCAGGGGTTCAACAAGATAAAATGGCTTCATAGAGATGAAgttgtaggtaccatggacctccgcaCCGCGCGGGCTCTagggttcaaccctaatgagatgagatagtatcccctggatgccaaggggggatacacgccatgggtaaaagggagtcgccacctagaaaaaGGTCTAggaccataaatgtctcccccaatcaagggagagagactaatgactctgatggataaggctggtttgcaccaagattctgggcaagtgtcaagtgacagactgggaaggtgttaggcacccagtttGCCCGACccgaaggccggtctctttttgtttgaccgaagtttgtttgtaccctactaactagtcctaaatctaggtcactgaaaaccctaaactaggtatctaagcatgacatgtgaaaaccctaaaccaaatgtctaaattgtgctagctaggttatgatgcaaataatgaaatgattacactaattaaataagcctaaatgatttaattgatgtattatgagtcttagattaagctaatgaaataagcctaaacctaggattagtttagcaacttatgaaaccctaaattaaactaattcgattaattgagcctaacctagatggatgattaatgaatttatgaaatcctaaattgaattaattaaaatgattaatcctaatccctagtaatttgtgaaataaattattgcaatcctacttaatctaattggtaaaaatatttttaaattaaatggggcctaattaaattagaaaagttaaatgggttaattacattaaatgaatgcattttttctaatctacctaatctagtataggaggattaacctaaacctaaggtttaattaaattaattatgaaacctaattggactaattatgtctactttaagctaatcctaagatgagttaaacatttttcaaaaccctagttaatctaatgagaagagaatcttttaactaattaatctagttaattatcctacattaaataactaattagttgattgattaaaataaacaaacccctagagggaaaaagattggtaattacacaagtttaataaattgaattgaatgaagaaatcaaatgcaatgatttaaaaagctaaattaacaaaccacaattaaataaacaacagttgaaatgactaattacattaactaagttactttaattaatctaaattaatactacactaatgcaagtgaatgttggagtacaaaagataggagatgGTAGGAAAACCCgaatccccaatacgcacctaatgctacgagccggtttgaggggccagccacgcccgtcctaaactaaacacgccctaaactacgtcccatatattattaagagataaaagaaaacagaaaaaagaaaatcatgtcAAAGATCCTTATCCGATGttggcaaaaagaaaaatagattcAAGTATGGTCTGATCACCACAGATTTCAAACCCAAATATAAAAGAGAGCATAGtgagtttttcttcttgtatttcctattataaaatatatatacctCCCTTTACTCTCTTCCATAAACAATATGAGATTAAACGTTCCCTACTGTTCTGCTTTAAACAAAAAGCAATATCAAGCAGATCAATGGTTCAGACCTTGTGGACAATAAAAAACATGAGAAGTTAATAGTGGTGTTTTGAAACTCATATAATACAACTCCACAAATCAAATATTAAGTACTTCACATAACAGGACAGAGAGGGAGCTTCAAAAGAGATTGTTCCACTAGGGAGAGCCAGTGACTCTCAACATATTGGGGATCTATCAATGGCACTTGCTTTTGCACTCGAAAATGGTGGCACACTGAGACAATTGACATCTTCAGGCAACCCGATGTTGGGTTTCCTGCAACATATTGGGAGATCTGTGGATTTTGGGCAAATGGACAGGAGCAGCagtagggaaggaaaagagaagaagagaagaagaagaagaaaagaaggaggtGCAGGCTCGGATTCGGTttcagcagcagggaaggataTTTTCACAGAGAATAAAATCCAGatttaaaagaaatcaaaataaacaaaatcagatGGTCAAACAATGTTGGAACTGGGATCGAGTTCAACAAATCAATAATAGAACAGCTACTGAAAATCAGGGATCAATCTACTGGTTAGATCAGCAAATAGAAGGTAATCTTAGTCGATCTAGGATAGGGGGGAAAAAGTAACTTCACAGACCAAAACAGAAATGAGAATGTAgagatctaagaaaaaaaaaatcgattacaGTATATGAATTAATAATCAACCAACAGAATGGCAGCAGTACTAGATCGATTATAAATCAGAAACTCAGATTTAACAAATGAAGGGAGAAAGGAGTAGTTGCAGGTTTggttaggaagaaaaaagagaagaagagaagaagaagaaaagaagaagaagaagaagaagagaggggttcggttgctgccatttacagcagcagggaaggaaaagagaaagaaaaagaagaagaagaagaagaagaagaagaagaagaagaagaagaagaagaagaagaagagaggggttcggttgctgccagttacagccgcagggaagaggaagagaagaagaagaaaaagaagaagaagaaaagagagaaagagttgcaggttcggctggagaaagaaaggaaagaagagaagaagaagaaggaaaggaggagAGGTCGAGTTCggctggagaagaaaaagaaaagaagagaaggagaagaagaaaagaagaaggagaagattagGTTATATGTAAGGTTCTGATCCAAGGGttcagattaaaagaacaaaaaaaacgatttaaaaaaaaaaaaaaaaaaactaaaccaaattaatctactgttaaataaaaaaaccaatttaaacctaattaatctaaaagaatgaattaaacctaaatatctttaattggaccggaataaatcaattcacatctaataaaccatcttgaaccaaattaaaactaattaaacatgaTTAATCTcaataaattaattattaataagTTAGCAactaatatattaattaaactaattctaaattgcTATTGGGAGAATAAATACataccttaaaccggctttaatcaagaaacaaggggagataacccttgtgctttaagccccgaatcgaaccgaaccggacaagatctcccggctcaaggaaggattaatgtattaaacttttaaacttggagaatctttgattttagagggaattagcaaaaaccatattccttctctcaaatttttctcaatttttctcctcctctttggaagaggggaagggctattcttatagccttgggacttgggacaattctctcaaatttccgatgtgggactaaaaaactagagagaattgtcccaaaaggcttgcttttggacaaaggggtttgggcgccacgtggcaccctttggttgctcggaatggaatctgataccgaactttggagtcaactttcgggggtcatatctttcaaaccgtttgtcggaattcgacgtgtaatatgttgatagaaagctcagtccgagcactatccaatgatgtgagacacgattgtagtctcgaccgggaacctttacgaaaatatgcataaagtaggaacccggatcatataatgaaagagagaatcgggcgtcgattcgcatagttctcgcatcaaagtgtaatgtccgacttgaggggacaaacaacaataattcaCAACACCAAATTCTAATttgtgaaaacattttctcttgaaattttatagcaaaatatggtcattttctactctaagtttgaaaattctccaagtctaaaatatccaacatgtaatccttcatattgtcatcattgccggggggtgacaaaattcggtgtctacaccaCCGAGCTTTCCTTCCTATCAAGCCCCATACCATTCTCTATCTGGGGAATGTATATCATAGGGCTGTTCCC
Protein-coding regions in this window:
- the LOC122057418 gene encoding acetylglutamate kinase, chloroplastic-like, producing the protein MFAVNQVTISSSSSISKVLKNPIPKTLPFQPNQRLLNPIRNQPNQRHHTTLPIKSSLSPPPPVQTPAHIRVDILSESLPFIQKFRGKTIVVKYGGAAMKSQALEASVINDLVLLSCVGLRPVFVHGGGPEINSWLGRVGLQPNFLNGLRVTDSPTMEIVEMVLVGKVNKNLVSLINKAGATAVGLSGKDGRLLTARPNAKSAELGFVGDIARVDPTILRPLIANDHIPVIASVAADGYGQAYNINADTVAGELAAALGAEKLILLTDVAGILEDRENPESLVKEIDIKGVKRMMEEGKIAGGMIPKVNCCVRSLAQGVRTASIIDGRKPHSLLLEILTDEGAGTMITG